From Tiliqua scincoides isolate rTilSci1 chromosome 2, rTilSci1.hap2, whole genome shotgun sequence, the proteins below share one genomic window:
- the CS gene encoding citrate synthase, mitochondrial produces the protein MTLLTASSRAAARLLGAKNTSCIIFAARHASASTNLKDVLANMIPKEQARLKSFRQQYGSTVIGQITVDMIYGGMRGMKGLIYETSVLDPDEGIRFRGYSIPECQKLLPKAPGGAEPLPEGLFWLLVTGEIPSQEQVTWLSREWAKRAALPSHVVTMLDNFPTNLHPMSQLSAAVTALNSESSFARAYSEGISRTKYWEFIYEDSMDLIAKLPCIAAKIYRNLYREGSSIGAIDPALDWSHNFTNMLGYNDPQFIELMRLYLTIHSDHEGGNVSAHTSHLVGSALSDPYLAFAAAMNGLAGPLHGLANQEVLVWLTNLQKELGEEVSDEKLRDFIWNTLNSGRVVPGYGHAVLRKTDPRYTCQREFALKHLPKDPLFKLVAQLYKIVPNVLLEQGKAKNPWPNVDAHSGVLLQYYGMKEMNYYTVLFGVSRALGVLSQLIWSRALGFPLERPKSMSTDGLMVLVGAKSG, from the exons AATACATCATGTATCATTTTTGCAGCCAGACATGCCAGTGCTTCCACG AATTTGAAAGATGTTCTTGCAAACATGATACCTAAGGAACAAGCACGGCTTAAAAGCTTCAGACAACAATATGGCAGCACAGTCATTGGTCAGATCACTGTGGATATG ATCTATGGTGGCATGAGAGGTATGAAAGGGCTAATATATGAGACCTCTGTTTTGGACCCAGATGAG GGCATTCGTTTTCGTGGCTACAGCATTCCTGAGTGCCAGAAACTGCTGCCCAAAGCCCCTGGAGGTGCAGAGCCCCTACCTGAAGGGTTGTTTTGGTTGCTAGTGACAGGAGAGATCCCCTCTCAGGAACAG GTGACCTGGCTCTCCCGAGAGTGGGCCAAGAGAGCAGCCTTACCTTCCCATGTGGTGACAATGCTTGACAATTTCCCCACCAACCTTCACCCCATGTCACAACTCAGCGCTGCTGTCACTGCCCTCAACAGTGAGAGCAGCTTTGCCCGCGCCTACTCAGAGGGAATCAGCAGGACCAAGTACTGGGAA TTTATCTATGAGGACTCCATGGACTTGATTGCCAAACTGCCATGTATAGCTGCAAAGATCTATCGTAACCTTTACCGTGAGGGCAGCAGCATCGGCGCCATTGACCCTGCCTTAGACTGGTCGCACAACTTCACCAACATGCTGGGATACAATGACCCTCAATTCATTGAACTCATGCGGCTCTACCTCACCATTCACAG TGATCACGAGGGTGGGAATGTCAGTGCTCACACCAGTCACCTAGTAGGCAGTGCCCTCTCAGACCCTTACTTGGCTTTTGCTGCAGCCATGAATGGTCTGGCTGGGCCACTCCACGGTCTTGCAAATCAG GAAGTGCTTGTGTGGTTGACGAACTTGCAGAAGGAGCTGGGTGAAGAAGTGTCTGATGAGAAACTGAGAGATTTCATCTGGAATACTTTGAATTCTGGCAGG GTGGTTCCTGGCTATGGCCATGCAGTGCTGAGGAAGACTGACCCCCGCTATACATGCCAGAGAGAATTTGCCctcaagcaccttcccaaagatcCACTCTTCAAGCTGGTAGCTCAGCTGTACAAAATTGTCCCTAATGTGCTGTTGGAACAGGGCAAGGCCAAGAATCCTTGGCCCAACGTGGATGCACATAGTGGAGTCCTGCTACAG TACTACGGCATGAAGGAGATGAACTACTACACAGTACTGTTCGGTGTGTCTCGGGCCCTTGGTGTTCTGTCACAGCTCATCTGGAGCCGGGCACTTGGCTTCCCCCTAGAAAGACCCAAATCCATGAGCACAGATGGGCTGATGGTGCTTGTGGGTGCTAAGTCTGGTTAA